Part of the Bacteroidota bacterium genome is shown below.
ATCTTCTTCAACCTTTAAATAGTTTTTAGTTTCTTTCCTGAAAATTTATTTATCCAAATAATCCACAAGCAGAAAATAACTCCATATATAATTACATTAAAAATATAGGTGTGATTAAATTCCGTCCACTCTGGAAAGTTTAGTTGTACTATTGCAAGTCCTACCACACGCGCAATGTTAAGTACATGAATTAATCCAATTCCAATAGGAATAAAAAAAAACTTTTTGAAAAATTTACCAGGATAGGCAATAATAAATATGGCAAATAAAGAGAAAAGCTCGATTCCGTTGCATTTGTCTCCAATCCACAATCCATTTGTGCCATCTATCCCCAATAGCCTATCATAACCGGAATAGGTTTTAAAGCCCAATGAATTTAAAATGCTTTCGCTGGTAGAAATAGTGTTGTCAACAACAAACAAATCAACAACCTGGAGTGGCTTTATGAAAAAT
Proteins encoded:
- a CDS encoding archaeosortase/exosortase family protein, with the protein product MIRSFFATIKSNPLYRFVVIAFLLYTSWYILYEFFIKPLQVVDLFVVDNTISTSESILNSLGFKTYSGYDRLLGIDGTNGLWIGDKCNGIELFSLFAIFIIAYPGKFFKKFFFIPIGIGLIHVLNIARVVGLAIVQLNFPEWTEFNHTYIFNVIIYGVIFCLWIIWINKFSGKKLKTI